Proteins found in one Primulina eburnea isolate SZY01 chromosome 16, ASM2296580v1, whole genome shotgun sequence genomic segment:
- the LOC140816017 gene encoding probable pectinesterase/pectinesterase inhibitor 61 has translation MEYGRLGPTEPKGSSAPILNNEPTLKPKKSKLKLLLILAATVMVASAICAALVVTLRNTATAEKLRRRHPSQAMSRTCSKTLYQSLCLDSLLDFPGALGASDKDLVHISFNMTLQRVGRALYHASGFTNLPMGSYERSAYEDCLELLDDLVDLLTRSLVSVLPDGGDAPAASTQDVLTWISASLTNHDTCNEGFEQLIGDLKNQMSDRLKDLSELVSNSLAIYAANGGNDDFSGIPIQNRRRRLLSSVEKHEHFPSWLSRKDRMMLDMPVTAINADIIVSHDGNGTLKFMNLKSIDPKTI, from the coding sequence ATGGAGTATGGAAGGCTCGGACCCACCGAGCCAAAAGGCTCCTCTGCCCCGATCCTGAACAACGAACCCACCTTGAAACCAAAAAAATCCAAACTCAAGCTTCTGCTGATCCTCGCCGCCACTGTCATGGTAGCGTCCGCCATCTGCGCTGCGCTGGTGGTGACTCTCCGAAACACAGCAACGGCGGAAAAGCTCCGTCGGCGGCATCCCTCCCAAGCCATGTCAAGAACCTGCAGCAAAACTTTGTACCAGTCTCTTTGTTTGGATTCCCTCCTAGATTTCCCAGGCGCACTCGGCGCCTCTGACAAAGACTTAGTTCACATTTCCTTTAACATGACTCTACAGCGAGTGGGCCGCGCTCTGTATCACGCGTCCGGATTCACTAACCTCCCCATGGGTTCTTACGAGAGATCAGCTTACGAGGACTGCCTCGAACTCCTGGACGATTTAGTGGACCTCCTCACGCGTTCACTCGTCTCCGTCTTACCTGACGGGGGAGACGCCCCCGCCGCTTCGACTCAGGACGTCTTAACCTGGATCAGCGCCTCACTGACAAATCATGACACCTGCAATGAAGGATTCGAGCAACTCATAGGAGACTTGAAGAATCAAATGTCGGATCGATTGAAGGATTTATCCGAACTCGTGAGTAATTCACTCGCGATTTACGCTGCAAATGGCGGTAACGACGATTTCTCCGGGATCCCAATACAGAATCGCCGGCGGCGATTATTGAGCAGCGTGGAAAAACACGAGCATTTTCCGTCGTGGTTGTCCCGGAAAGATCGAATGATGTTAGACATGCCGGTGACTGCTATCAATGCCGATATAATCGTATCGCATGATGGGAATGGAACGTTAAAATTcatgaatttgaaatctatcGATCCAAAAACAATATAA
- the LOC140817183 gene encoding prefoldin subunit 5 has protein sequence MAAASSSRMEIDRMSVEQLRGLKEQADLEVNLFQDSLNNIRTATARLELASTALLDLSLRPKGKKMLVPLTASLYVPGTLDDAEKVLVDVGTGYFIEKTMAEGKDYCERKISLLKSNYDQLLEVASKKRSIADEAGAVLQAKLKHLAPAQ, from the exons ATGGCGGCGGCATCATCGTCGAGGATGGAGATAGACAGGATGAGCGTCGAGCAGCTGAGGGGGCTCAAAGAGCAGGCGGATCTCGAAGTCAATCTCTTCCAGGACAGTCTCAACAACATTCGCACCGCCACGGCCCGCCTCGAGCTGGCCTCCACCGCCCTCCTCGATCTCTCCCTCCGccccaaggggaagaagatgTTGGTACCTCTCACGGCGTCGCTTTATGTTCCCGGTACTCTGGATGATGCGGAGAAGGTCCTGGTGGATGTGGGAACTGGTTATTTCATCGAG AAAACAATGGCAGAAGGCAAAGATTACTGTGAGCGCAAAATTTCTCTGCTCAAGTCGAATTATGATCAACTTCTTGAG GTTGCTTCTAAAAAGAGAAGCATAGCAGATGAAGCTGGCGCAGTTTTACAGGCAAAGTTGAAGCATTTGGCTCCAGCACAATGA